A single Mesotoga sp. UBA6090 DNA region contains:
- a CDS encoding ABC transporter ATP-binding protein, with protein sequence MQNEKKTVRRFVFKLFKVYWKRELLAAVLVGVMVALAVVFPLLIRLLIDVVIPSGNMDLLVKYVLLVVGLWFGSLIFTYFGEVVFETTALMAKSDLRKQLLEKMFVLPFDFFHKNKTGELVSRLISDLELVGTVIAQVFPILLLGVVQISAILAIMFAFNWKLTLLPLGFIVFSFLVIMLFNIMVEKRSKVEREKFGELAGVTSNIIDNMKLIRIAMPFAWVMNFFDRFQGDHVYAGKRFIKAIKIAGTLKTSINGLISFSLLAYGGYLVMKGEITVGILMTFWAYVQSLFNPIQLLMQVNILLRQSWGGLLRTIEVLEAPEEVSDSSPRLENVRSISLENIEFGYGKKQILKGLSLELKKGEITTLVGESGAGKTTTLNILMGLQRPQSGTIYINGDPVSNSASLRPYIGFVEQTPTLFERCTLLENITLGRSISEASLENIFERTNLDVLSRRFENGLDTLVADIQLSGGERQLVALARALVSKPQLLILDEITSNIDSKTEEIIQNTLLGLRSEGIIVLMVAHRLSTVLLSDRVALISNGVIVASGTHNELLKTSSEYKKLYSLQLIKDE encoded by the coding sequence ATGCAGAATGAAAAGAAGACAGTTCGCAGGTTTGTTTTCAAGCTGTTCAAGGTTTACTGGAAACGGGAATTGCTGGCTGCAGTTCTGGTCGGCGTGATGGTTGCGCTTGCAGTTGTCTTTCCACTATTGATAAGGCTGCTAATTGATGTAGTTATCCCTTCTGGCAATATGGACCTTCTCGTAAAATACGTTTTGCTTGTCGTCGGGCTCTGGTTTGGAAGCTTGATCTTTACCTATTTTGGCGAGGTGGTTTTTGAAACCACGGCTCTCATGGCAAAATCGGATTTGCGAAAGCAATTGCTAGAAAAGATGTTTGTTCTTCCTTTCGACTTTTTCCACAAGAATAAAACCGGCGAGCTCGTATCGAGATTAATATCTGATCTGGAACTTGTGGGAACTGTTATAGCACAGGTATTTCCGATACTGTTATTGGGAGTCGTTCAAATATCGGCGATTCTAGCAATCATGTTTGCTTTTAATTGGAAATTGACTCTTTTGCCCCTGGGCTTCATCGTGTTCTCCTTTCTTGTGATAATGTTGTTCAATATTATGGTGGAGAAAAGGAGCAAAGTAGAGAGGGAAAAATTCGGCGAACTGGCAGGAGTCACAAGTAACATAATCGATAATATGAAACTGATCAGAATCGCTATGCCATTTGCCTGGGTCATGAATTTCTTCGATCGTTTTCAAGGAGACCATGTTTATGCGGGCAAGAGGTTCATAAAGGCAATAAAAATCGCCGGTACACTCAAGACGTCGATAAACGGACTGATTTCCTTTTCATTGCTTGCCTATGGTGGTTACCTGGTAATGAAGGGTGAGATTACCGTAGGAATTCTGATGACTTTCTGGGCTTATGTTCAATCATTGTTCAACCCTATTCAGCTGCTCATGCAGGTGAACATTCTTCTAAGACAAAGCTGGGGAGGACTCCTGAGAACAATCGAGGTACTGGAAGCTCCTGAAGAAGTGAGCGATAGTAGTCCTAGGTTAGAAAATGTTCGGAGCATTTCTTTAGAGAATATTGAGTTCGGCTACGGCAAAAAGCAAATTCTAAAAGGCCTATCTCTTGAATTGAAGAAAGGGGAAATCACGACGCTGGTAGGTGAGAGCGGCGCCGGCAAAACCACTACTCTGAATATTCTTATGGGACTTCAAAGGCCCCAGTCGGGAACCATATACATAAATGGCGATCCGGTATCGAATTCGGCATCACTCAGACCCTATATCGGTTTTGTGGAGCAGACACCAACTTTGTTTGAAAGATGTACTCTCCTGGAAAACATCACCCTGGGTAGATCGATTTCTGAAGCCAGTTTGGAAAACATCTTCGAAAGAACAAACCTGGACGTATTGTCGAGAAGATTCGAGAATGGACTCGACACATTAGTTGCAGACATTCAGCTTTCAGGTGGAGAGAGACAGTTGGTCGCGCTGGCAAGAGCGCTGGTCTCGAAACCACAACTGTTGATTCTTGATGAGATCACGTCAAATATCGATTCAAAGACTGAAGAAATAATTCAGAATACCCTTTTGGGTCTGAGATCTGAAGGCATAATCGTGCTGATGGTTGCTCATAGATTATCGACTGTCCTACTGAGCGACAGAGTGGCGCTAATCAGTAATGGGGTTATTGTTGCGAGCGGAACTCACAACGAGCTGCTGAAGACCAGTTCCGAATACAAAAAGCTTTACTCGCTTCAGCTAATAAAAGATGAATAG
- a CDS encoding phosphotransferase enzyme family protein, which yields MPRIPFSRISRFWGFKEKIRFERALNGRASVVSSGGCLYVLKRRAAGIPAESCQSGLLASLVGAGVPVSASVYARNGKSEVRIGKYVYSLFSYIEGEKADSNISHATPETAVELGIFTGRLHKALKEIDDDQLERTNLLKSLTSAQRYFSAGDLEMELESVEDFFTDFYKIYYRLPVQIIHGDYHPGNIIIHEGKVSGIVDFDCATREVKVLDLAYLAHSVFTEFLKIGSPSLFLYLLPYLLEGYSSENSLSSSERESFVYLLSAISIIQIHYFTAKELTEEARFAKNVFKWLYKNSSRIKEKSGLILAGSEKAI from the coding sequence ATGCCAAGAATTCCCTTCTCCCGGATTTCCAGGTTCTGGGGGTTTAAGGAAAAGATCAGGTTTGAAAGAGCATTGAATGGCAGAGCTTCGGTAGTCAGCTCTGGCGGATGTTTGTATGTGTTGAAGAGAAGGGCCGCGGGTATTCCTGCTGAATCTTGTCAAAGTGGGCTCCTGGCAAGTCTTGTCGGTGCCGGAGTTCCTGTTTCGGCTTCCGTTTATGCCCGCAATGGCAAGTCTGAAGTAAGAATCGGCAAGTACGTTTACTCATTGTTTTCTTACATAGAAGGAGAAAAGGCCGACTCAAACATCTCTCATGCCACTCCCGAGACGGCGGTTGAGCTTGGAATTTTCACCGGAAGGCTCCACAAAGCTCTCAAGGAGATAGACGACGATCAACTTGAAAGAACGAATCTGCTGAAGTCGCTGACATCTGCCCAGCGATACTTCAGTGCAGGGGACCTCGAAATGGAACTTGAAAGTGTTGAGGATTTCTTCACCGATTTCTACAAGATATACTATAGACTGCCGGTCCAGATCATTCATGGCGACTACCATCCCGGGAACATAATCATCCACGAGGGGAAGGTCTCGGGGATTGTAGACTTTGATTGTGCGACTCGAGAAGTGAAAGTGCTAGATCTCGCCTATCTAGCTCACAGCGTTTTCACCGAGTTTCTGAAGATCGGTTCTCCGTCGCTTTTTCTCTATTTGCTTCCGTATTTGCTTGAAGGATACTCCTCAGAAAACTCTCTTTCCTCAAGCGAGAGGGAGAGTTTTGTCTATCTTCTTTCTGCTATTTCAATTATCCAGATTCATTACTTTACTGCGAAAGAATTGACTGAAGAAGCGCGCTTCGCAAAGAATGTTTTCAAATGGCTGTACAAAAACAGCAGTCGGATCAAGGAAAAGTCGGGCTTGATCCTGGCCGGTTCCGAAAAGGCGATCTAG
- a CDS encoding PLP-dependent aminotransferase family protein, whose amino-acid sequence MLGLKIVIEKGSGVPLFKQLTDQLRTAIMRGEISEGTRLPSERELSKLLRLNRSVVVKAYNELKMDGLLDSRSGSGTYVISVRPPQKEFDMISWGEQLNSWATVPAGSARWASVLKGRPDDCIRFDTGIPLVGDEQTNLLKGILSDLTEDELKSSLDYPSLRGNSELIKYLCLRLNGSGMHVNSRNILITIGAEEAVYLLFSALARPGETIVVENPTYINIINICRMFQHRVLPVGRNSEGLDFATLENVLKRSRVKFIYTMSCSHNPTGSNMSEEKKESLVRLAEKYSVPIIDDTVFSEIQYSRPAPKTLKYYDHHNCVIEIGGLSKAYAPGLRIGWIAADEALIEKLIEPVRMISLGVPNISQLVAAKLLSTGEYDRFLKRYLGLCLDKKEAAKRACLRYLPPYVKVNEAQGGNFFWLELPASLDCWKLVAEGIKNGVAVSPGSLFTFDSSGRNFVRLNPLGVPLEQIEEGIIRLSKVIESITTSDINEEGTVSVVV is encoded by the coding sequence ATGCTCGGGCTGAAAATCGTCATCGAAAAGGGCTCTGGAGTCCCTTTGTTCAAGCAGCTTACAGATCAGTTGAGAACTGCGATAATGAGGGGGGAGATTTCTGAGGGAACAAGGCTTCCTTCCGAGCGAGAGCTTTCGAAGTTGCTCAGGCTGAACAGGAGCGTTGTTGTGAAAGCCTATAACGAACTGAAGATGGACGGCCTTCTGGATTCCCGATCGGGAAGCGGTACTTACGTCATTTCAGTCCGACCGCCTCAGAAGGAATTCGACATGATATCGTGGGGAGAACAGCTTAACTCATGGGCTACAGTTCCGGCCGGTTCGGCGAGATGGGCCAGCGTTCTTAAGGGCCGGCCCGACGATTGTATAAGGTTCGATACCGGCATACCGCTTGTTGGAGACGAGCAAACAAACCTCCTAAAAGGAATTCTGTCAGATCTTACCGAAGATGAATTGAAGAGTTCGCTCGACTATCCGTCGCTTAGGGGCAACTCCGAGCTCATCAAGTATTTGTGTCTGAGACTGAACGGTTCCGGGATGCATGTAAACTCGAGGAATATTCTAATAACTATTGGTGCAGAGGAGGCCGTCTATCTTCTGTTTTCTGCGCTTGCCAGGCCAGGTGAAACGATCGTCGTCGAGAATCCGACTTATATAAACATAATCAACATTTGCAGAATGTTTCAGCATCGAGTGCTCCCCGTCGGCAGAAACTCTGAAGGTCTGGATTTTGCGACTCTTGAAAATGTCCTGAAAAGGAGCAGGGTGAAATTCATATATACCATGAGCTGTTCGCACAATCCAACGGGTTCAAACATGTCTGAGGAAAAAAAGGAGTCGCTGGTAAGACTTGCAGAGAAGTATTCCGTTCCGATAATTGATGACACGGTCTTCTCGGAGATTCAGTATAGTCGTCCTGCGCCGAAAACACTTAAGTACTACGATCATCACAACTGCGTGATCGAGATAGGAGGGCTATCGAAGGCCTATGCTCCGGGTCTTAGAATCGGCTGGATAGCTGCCGATGAAGCGTTGATAGAGAAGCTGATCGAACCGGTAAGAATGATCTCACTCGGAGTTCCGAACATCAGCCAGCTGGTCGCCGCGAAGCTCCTTTCTACGGGGGAATACGACCGTTTCTTGAAAAGGTATCTTGGGCTCTGTCTTGATAAAAAAGAAGCTGCGAAGAGAGCTTGCCTAAGATATCTTCCCCCTTACGTGAAAGTCAACGAGGCCCAGGGAGGAAACTTCTTCTGGCTTGAGTTACCGGCCTCGCTGGACTGCTGGAAACTGGTTGCCGAAGGGATTAAGAACGGAGTTGCAGTATCACCGGGAAGTCTTTTCACCTTTGACTCGAGCGGCAGGAACTTCGTAAGGCTCAATCCTCTAGGAGTTCCCCTTGAACAGATAGAAGAAGGGATAATTCGACTCTCAAAGGTAATCGAGTCGATTACGACAAGTGACATAAATGAGGAAGGCACTGTTTCTGTGGTCGTGTAG
- a CDS encoding MFS transporter produces the protein MANSLQELLFSRMEKTFPALKVRNFRYFWVGQLISVMGTWMQTAAQSWLVLTTTDSPFLLGLLGVAQFTPVLILSLPAGVFVDRFPKRSIVMLTQIASMILAFILAILVFTNTVQYWHIFLLAFGLGMVKTLDIPARQSFMIELVGRDVVLNAVALNSTVINLGRIVGPALAGVVMALVGAGWCFFVNGVTFIAVIVGLFKIDVAPVVKKRPKGTVIPDIKEGLIYLFKSPILTTTTLILAIVSTFGMNYSVLIPVFARNQLGLDAQGYGLLMSSLGVGSLLGALIVAGRSSSGPSKTRLFVVPFITSSLFIIMGFNRSYLLSALLIGSMGFANIFFTTTANSLMQINSDNEYRGRVMSVYSLVFAGSTPLGNMFVGSIADRAGGGSAFFWAGVVTVLLVSGTTIAHRVRKRISAVKSDVSA, from the coding sequence TTGGCTAACAGTTTACAGGAGTTGCTCTTCTCTAGAATGGAAAAGACGTTCCCGGCACTCAAAGTAAGGAATTTCAGATATTTCTGGGTAGGTCAACTGATATCCGTCATGGGAACATGGATGCAGACAGCCGCTCAGTCATGGCTCGTCTTGACGACAACGGATTCCCCTTTCCTGTTGGGTCTTCTCGGCGTTGCGCAATTTACTCCGGTACTCATTCTATCACTACCTGCAGGGGTCTTCGTTGATCGTTTCCCCAAGAGGAGCATCGTAATGTTAACTCAGATAGCCTCAATGATCCTGGCATTCATACTTGCGATTCTTGTCTTTACGAATACAGTTCAATACTGGCACATCTTCCTTTTGGCGTTTGGTCTTGGAATGGTCAAGACACTCGACATTCCTGCAAGACAATCTTTCATGATCGAATTGGTGGGTCGTGATGTGGTTCTTAACGCAGTTGCGCTGAACTCAACGGTCATTAATCTTGGAAGAATCGTAGGACCCGCCTTGGCGGGGGTAGTAATGGCTCTTGTCGGTGCGGGTTGGTGCTTCTTCGTTAATGGAGTCACGTTCATAGCTGTGATAGTCGGCCTGTTCAAAATTGACGTAGCGCCGGTCGTAAAGAAGAGACCAAAGGGGACCGTGATACCTGACATCAAAGAAGGCCTGATCTATCTCTTCAAGAGTCCGATACTGACCACCACAACTTTGATTCTCGCAATCGTCAGTACGTTTGGCATGAATTACAGTGTTTTGATTCCTGTTTTTGCAAGAAATCAGCTCGGACTTGATGCTCAGGGATATGGACTTCTGATGTCTTCTTTGGGAGTCGGGTCATTGCTTGGAGCACTGATTGTTGCTGGCAGAAGTTCCAGTGGGCCGAGCAAGACGAGGCTATTTGTTGTACCGTTTATAACTTCTTCGCTTTTCATCATTATGGGGTTCAATCGTTCGTACTTGCTTTCGGCTTTGCTTATCGGGAGTATGGGGTTTGCTAACATCTTCTTTACCACCACTGCCAACAGCTTGATGCAAATAAACTCTGACAACGAGTATAGAGGAAGAGTTATGAGCGTTTACTCTCTTGTGTTCGCCGGCTCGACGCCGCTCGGAAACATGTTTGTCGGATCGATCGCAGACCGAGCCGGCGGAGGGAGCGCATTCTTCTGGGCAGGTGTAGTCACGGTTCTGCTCGTCTCGGGAACAACGATAGCCCACAGAGTCAGGAAGAGAATTTCAGCGGTGAAAAGTGATGTATCGGCATGA